In Synechococcus sp. CB0101, a genomic segment contains:
- a CDS encoding response regulator transcription factor, which yields MDFTPLIEQMRGHVTSGNTLLERHRLVVCFGSPMTLTLFVSALGPAQQLAGATTSESDALDRLRSTQADLLLCTDRLEQGNGGSLVEAAKQLQPAPSTLLVVTQPRRLITIRRAVDAGCDGICLESQIGQGTVAQALETISAGAAYIEKGLQQQYLQGFCGIGDAPLAPLTERELEVLQRIAANATNPEIAADLFLSIETVKSHVAQVLHKLDARSRLQAAIKGIRLGLVEWPEDR from the coding sequence GTGGACTTCACCCCGCTGATCGAGCAGATGCGCGGCCATGTGACCAGTGGCAACACGCTGCTGGAGCGCCATCGCTTGGTGGTGTGCTTTGGGAGCCCGATGACCTTGACCCTATTTGTTAGTGCCCTTGGCCCAGCCCAACAGCTAGCGGGCGCCACAACCTCTGAATCAGACGCACTGGATCGACTGCGATCCACCCAGGCCGATCTCTTGCTCTGTACAGACCGCCTCGAGCAAGGCAACGGTGGATCGTTGGTGGAGGCAGCCAAGCAACTTCAGCCAGCCCCCTCCACCTTGCTTGTTGTGACCCAACCCCGACGGCTCATCACGATCCGCCGCGCGGTGGATGCCGGCTGCGATGGCATCTGCCTGGAATCTCAAATCGGCCAAGGCACGGTGGCGCAGGCTCTCGAAACCATCAGCGCCGGAGCGGCTTACATCGAAAAAGGGTTGCAACAGCAGTACCTCCAAGGCTTCTGCGGCATCGGAGATGCACCGCTAGCCCCACTCACTGAACGCGAGCTGGAGGTGCTGCAGAGGATCGCCGCCAATGCAACCAACCCAGAGATTGCGGCCGACCTCTTCCTCAGCATCGAAACGGTGAAGAGCCATGTGGCGCAGGTCTTACACAAACTCGATGCCCGCAGCCGTCTTCAGGCCGCCATCAAAGGCATCCGCCTCGGCTTGGTGGAGTGGCCTGAAGATCGTTAA
- a CDS encoding DUF1825 family protein, with amino-acid sequence MAFFDSEIVQEEAKRLFGDYQQLMQLGGEYGKFDREGKKLFIERMEELMDRYRVFMKRFELSEDFQAKLTVEQLRTQLGQFGMTPEQMFEQMQRTLERMKGELDKEA; translated from the coding sequence ATGGCTTTCTTCGACTCCGAGATCGTGCAGGAGGAAGCCAAGCGCCTGTTCGGCGACTACCAGCAGCTGATGCAGCTCGGGGGCGAATACGGGAAGTTCGATCGTGAGGGCAAGAAACTCTTTATCGAGCGGATGGAGGAGCTGATGGACCGCTACCGCGTGTTCATGAAGCGCTTCGAGCTCTCGGAAGATTTCCAGGCCAAGCTCACCGTGGAGCAGCTCCGCACCCAGCTCGGCCAGTTCGGCATGACACCGGAGCAAATGTTTGAGCAGATGCAGCGCACGCTCGAGCGCATGAAAGGTGAGCTCGACAAAGAAGCCTGA